One Littorina saxatilis isolate snail1 linkage group LG12, US_GU_Lsax_2.0, whole genome shotgun sequence genomic region harbors:
- the LOC138982626 gene encoding P2X purinoceptor 7-like has protein sequence MNTIFNHTSFEPELSDAEVEETPDRDDFSESLDRLMSTNWCQCANCAGMGSIRECRCCQEIPEMESLTVSTGVGCITDHPGFRSVCLDHYVLETCYHWYNQQYGRAIQDANERYRYVAYRMLVRWVWKWLGRDIRVTLPACAVARIREQFPSADGQYVGYRDPE, from the exons ATGAACACGATCTTCAACCATACCAGTTTTGAACCTGAGCTGTCCGATGCTGAGGTTGAGGAAACACCCGACAGAGACGATTTTAGCGAGTCTCTCGATCGTTTGATGTCCACCAACTG gtgtcagTGCGCAAACTGTGCAGGCATGGGCTCAATCCGAGAATGCCGCTGTTGTCAAGAAATTCCAGAAATGGAATCACTGACAGTAAGCACAGGGGTGGGCTGCATCACTGACCACCCTGGCTTCAGATCAGTGTGCTTGGACCACTATGTCTTGGAGACATGCTATCACTGGTACAACCAGCAGTATGGGAGGGCTATACAGGATGCTAATGA gCGGTATCGGTATGTAGCTTACCGCATGCTTGTGCGGTGGGTCTGGAAATGGCTGGGGAGAGACATCAGGGTCACCTTACCAGCTTGTGCGGTTGCAAGAATTAGAGAACAGTTTCCTAGTGCAGATGGGCAGTACGTGGGTTATAGGGACCCAGAGTAA